In Anopheles bellator chromosome 2, idAnoBellAS_SP24_06.2, whole genome shotgun sequence, the genomic stretch TACCGTAATTAAGTTTTGAGCACTCCGGACAGTTTTGGTGGGATCAACTGACGATCTTATGCGCCATTTGATGCTTTGGTGGCGGCTGATCGGCCTCCAAAGCGATGGCCAGCCCAGGCCCGGAACTAGGTTAATGTTACCACAGGTGCCAAACCTTTGGGAGTCTCAAGCACCGCTTTCTGGAGGCTCAATTTTTGGCTGGACCCACGCGAAGAACGCTTCACAGCCCCGCAGCCATCCTGCTGGGCGCGCGTGAATTAATAAAAACGAACGGTGAATTAAGAAAAAGCCGCCGTTTTCTGAAGGTGCTGCACATTTCCATAGGTGCACGGCGCAAACACCTCATCATGCGCGCCTCCAATCAATTAGGTCCAGCGGCCGGAAACATTACGAAGGGGCGCGGCATGGGCTCAAGTACACGCTGGCCTCGCAGCCCATCGGCGGCGGGAGGCTTCGAGTGTGGCTCGATAACTGTGTTCTCGATTTGATTCCACTCGAGCCGTCGTCATCGAGGAATTTGgggcttcttcttctctgcTGGGCCGTGCATAATAACCATACTTCAGCTGGGGCCGCCACCGGACtccattcgattcgaatcgtAAAAAAGCGCCATGCTGTGAGCCTCAGCACTCCAGGCAATTATGCCGAAGGAACGAAGTTCGACACTATTCAAGGCCGGTACTTTGGCGCCTGCGGAGAGGCCCTCGCATTATGCGAGCGCGGGCTCCGTTGTTTTTGGGTGCACGAGGTTTGCTGGAAGAGGAACTCCTGCCTTGCGCTAGATACATGACAAATGGAGATGCGTAGGGCCACACCACTCGCAGCGTTAATGTTGGTCAAGGACGATGGTTCGCCCCAAAACTATTGTTAATAATCTATGCACGAGAGGGTTCGTCTTAGCAGTAATTACAGATCAGTTGGGGAGAACCACATGCCACGATCTTGACGGTTCTATTGTGCACGGCCTTTTGTGGAATCGTTTTGATTAATGGGTATTAATATGAGGCACAGGACTACAGAACTGATGGGTGGTAATTCTTAGGGGGGACGGTGTCCAATACTCAAAGTTTATTTGAGTTGGGATCTTCATAACGGTcggatcgaaaaaaaagaagtttCCTGGGACTCGAACCGTTTCGACAAAACTCTTCGCCATGCAACATTTCACaaacttcaagcttcaaaTGTTGCACACGACCGCAGCCCGGTGAACCGAGTGCAATCGGTGAAATGTTtccgtttgacgtttggcgCCCGAAATGTGCCGGTTGTCATTTTGCGCTGCGTTGCCATAACAACCGGCACGTGCGGATAAAAGATAAGCATTGTTGTGCGTTTGTGGTGTATTCGGGGCAATTGGAGATCCTGCTGCACTGAttgctggttggtggtggtggttatcAAAAGCGTTTTATTGGAATAAATAACATTCGTGACCGGCGACAGTGATTGTGTTTTCTCTGCGTTTTTGAGCCCCCTTCGACTCTATCGGCGATGGGTGCGAACGGTGGCACTGCGATCCCTGGGTTTCAAGTGCTTTTACAAATGTAAAACCCTTCAATTGATGTACGATAAGGTACATTTGATTATTCGCCCTCGATCACCCCTATTCGATAACGCCCTCGATTAGATAGACGATCACTAGTGCGGTGTGGGAACGGTGCAATGACACGGAGAAAACACATTGTCTGCCACTCTTTGGTacgctttttttgctttcttttatCGTCTGGGAGCTTCAGACAGTGCTGCTGATAAAAGGACGCAACAATGTTGCCTAaaggatgaagaaaaaaagacgGAATTTTACACGCAAATTGCGTGCGGCTTTCGCTCCTCGCGTTGTTACGAAACCTCGGATGCGAGAATGTGTTAGTGCGGCATTAGAAACACAACATCGCATTTGACAGCCGCACACGTGCTCGGCCCGTGACAGATTGCTGTGATTGTCGATTCGCGCCAAAATGCGAGTCCTTTAATTGGGTTTAACCGGAATAGCAGTAAAAGTGCTCGGAAGTCTGTCCATCATTTAAATCATCTCATTCAGTGCAGCTTCCGTTTCTCAGTAGGCCACCGTAAGGTAAAATTAGTAGGCTCTCCCCGATAAGGACCGAATGACGAGGCGAAAAGCTGCACCAGTCGTCGCGACGCGCGTGGCTgtaaaaacggaacaaacaaacactgtCCTGATAAATGATCAACGACAATGTAGTAACACGACTCTTTCCCACCACCTTTTCTCGTGCAGCAGCGAATCAATCGATCGGAGACCGACTCGCGGTCATTCAAACTGCAGCCGACGGGGCTGTCGAGGCAATCATGCTAAATCAACTTTCTTCACCCTCGGTCAGCATTCATCACCGTCAGCCGGCGAAGGTCTGAATGGCGACCGGCGTCCCGCGAGCCAGTCCAGCTGATTTGTCCGCGTACAGTTAATAGCTCCAATTACAGATAACgacaccggggccgggtggtgAGATCGGACGGCACAGCATCACACGCAACCTCGGTGATAGCGCTATCATCGCGGTTCGTGCAAAGAGAGGCGCGACTCTGGACACGATCTCTGTCGCGCACACGAAGGGGTTGGTCGGGGTCCGAGTGGGGCATGCCCTGTCCGCTGGAAGTGCACAGTCGCATACGAACAGTCGTGCGGCGAATAGCAACCGATCGACGCTGCTCTGCGCCGCGCCGGCACGCAAATGGCGACCAAAAGTGCTGAGGTAAGCTGCTTACGCTGCTAACAGAAACGACCCTGAACACGATCCACTCCACAGGAGCGCGATGGCACCGCGACAACGGCAAGTGAACCCGAGCAGCGCACGGAACGATGGTACCGCAAGATTTCCGTCGAACCGTCCATGTTTCTGTACATGATGGCGTTCATGCTGACGTCGGTGGTGGAACAGGCGTTCTTCCTGTACAAGGCGTGCACCGTGGATCACGGGTATCCGCACGAGGTGTGTCTCAATatcgagcagcaccaggacaTCAAAAAGGAGGTCCAGGTGACGACGTCCACCTTTCACCAGTGGAACAACATCGCGATGTACGTGGTACCGATCATTCTGGCGCTCTTTCTCGGCGCCTGGTCCGATCGGCGGGGCCGTAAGCTGCCGCTGATCCTCGGGCTTACCGGGAAGTTTATCTACtcgctgatggtggtggtgaacaCGCGGATGCCCGCGTGGCCGGTGGAGTACATTATCTACACCGCGACCATCCCCAGTGTGCTGACGGGGGCCGACATTGCGATCTTCGCTTCCTGCTTCGCGTACATCTCCGACATCACGACGGTGGAGGAGCGCACGCTGCGCATCACCATCCTCGATGCGACCTACCTCAGCACGATGCCGATCGGGGTGGCACTCGGCAACCTGATCTTCAACCGCACGGGCAAATCGTACACGATCATGTTCGCCATCAATGCGTCGCTGCTCGCCTGCTCGATCCTCTACTCGGCACTCTGTCTGAAGTCGCGCACAACCGAGCGCCAGTGTTCGATCCGCGAGCTGCCCTGGTACCGGATGCCGCTCGATTTCTTCGACCGTCAGC encodes the following:
- the LOC131212633 gene encoding proton-coupled folate transporter → MATKSAEERDGTATTASEPEQRTERWYRKISVEPSMFLYMMAFMLTSVVEQAFFLYKACTVDHGYPHEVCLNIEQHQDIKKEVQVTTSTFHQWNNIAMYVVPIILALFLGAWSDRRGRKLPLILGLTGKFIYSLMVVVNTRMPAWPVEYIIYTATIPSVLTGADIAIFASCFAYISDITTVEERTLRITILDATYLSTMPIGVALGNLIFNRTGKSYTIMFAINASLLACSILYSALCLKSRTTERQCSIRELPWYRMPLDFFDRQHVVRSVQTFVKRRTLHRRTYLYLLMVAMSFYTFQRDEKPKMYLYTQLRFDWDTDLYSYFKTYQSAAYVVMMFLGVPLFTRVLGLKDTIIIMIGAIAHASARFVYIFAQVGWVLYIGATISSVGPVVAPVLRSMISKMVPTNERGIIFSFLSVFDNAVPLLSGVLYTQVYNASINTYPQAIFLLTMGTQMIVFIIAVVIHCSIRGRSLEECEPTNGKQPSTTLIEDAKDPAIDDELPGAGQRYL